The nucleotide window CAAGTCCGGCAATTTCGCGGTCGCGAATATCATCATACCGATAAAGAAACTCCAGCGGATCGGGGTGCACCAGTTCCCGGCGGTTATAATCGCGATAAATCTTTTCAAGCGCGGGCTTGAGAACTTGCCCGGCAGCTCCGGCTGCCGGAGCTGCCGGAGTTTTTCTCCCGTGCCCGCCTGTCCCCGCGCGCCGCGCGGCGCATGAACGCGACTTGAAAACACCGTTCGTGCCGGGCGGGCGGAAATTATTGCGGTCACCGTATTTATCATGTGTCAGCATAATTATTCGCCCAAAGAGGCCCGCCCCGCCGCAACAGCCAGAGTAACCGAAAGCATTTTGCCCAGTTCCAGCGCGGTGCGGTGCAGAAAATCGCCGAGCAGGCATGTGCCGGGCCTGCACCGCATTTTTCCAAGCAGACACTCGTCGAACCGCGGTTTGCCCTCTATGATTTCATAAATCTTCAGCAGGCGGATTCGGGCGGCCCTGTCCGCCAGTAAAAACCCTCCGCCCGGCCCGCGCCGCGAAATCAAAACACCCGCCCGCACCAGCCGCTGCAGCACCTTCGACAGATGCGCGGCGGACACGCCCAGCCGGTCCGCCAGCCCTTGCACACTCTGCGGCTCGCAGGGCCGTTTTGCCAGCAGGATGCATGCGTGCAGAGCCAGTACAGCCGCATCCGATATCCGTAATAT belongs to Elusimicrobiaceae bacterium and includes:
- a CDS encoding Rrf2 family transcriptional regulator encodes the protein MNSILRISDAAVLALHACILLAKRPCEPQSVQGLADRLGVSAAHLSKVLQRLVRAGVLISRRGPGGGFLLADRAARIRLLKIYEIIEGKPRFDECLLGKMRCRPGTCLLGDFLHRTALELGKMLSVTLAVAAGRASLGE